The following are from one region of the Heptranchias perlo isolate sHepPer1 chromosome 11, sHepPer1.hap1, whole genome shotgun sequence genome:
- the frmpd4 gene encoding FERM and PDZ domain-containing protein 4 isoform X1: protein MSAAKKARLKSNPVKVRFSEEVIINGQVLDTVKDNSLLFMPNVLKVYLENGQTKSFRFDSSTTMKDVILTLQEKLSIKCIEHFSLMLEQRTEGDATKLLLLHDQETLTQVTQRPGSHKMKCLFRISFVPKDPIDLLRRDAVAFEYLYVQSCNDVVQERFGPELKYDVALRLAALQMYISTVSTKQSQKVSLKYIEKEWGLETFLPPMVLQSMKEKNVKKALSHILKANQNLIPPGKKLSALQAKVHYLKFLSDLRLYGGRVFKAMLVQGEKHSEVTLLVGPRYGISHVINAKTHLVALLADFSHVNKIEMFSEEENNVRVELNVLDVKPIILLMESTDAMNLACLTAGYYRLLVDSRRSIFNMAHGKSTANNEAGSIIRCPEYKTKHNTHSLEWNYLPKSSCHVRAKKEDAQPLSIRESKQKNVDFSDDPIYHEDPRGILITEITDVNEHSHLGAEYIDTMEAENKAFNRLSSGKEPTKTVQESPRGAKVSFVFEDHNVAAFNPRTLGYERLLDDGPSNLDQQTSMYLANASDIKCSEFSFPGIDVDNIDTHAVYANINDSRMFANAESIEEPLLHDICYSETTDDAEDEDEASCEEDIPLGEADKTDILNISGSSDDIIDLTSLPPPGGDDDDEDDFLLHTLNIAIAAPPPGFRDNSSDEEDGQHQPAQSSGESGQTKCSPSDDIPVSLIDAIPTQAEDQSGERALDDAVVSTLQALEALAASEEQSVQQTDDSSGVVILRAYSPESSSDSGNETNSSEMTESSEVASAQKHSEGSMHMLVATSEGYQQLQEEQTEFPISQNENVGPTSKMIPKATHSLTAQRGSNAKSKVVPSKQILPSEEIEMEPETMETKSVTDYFNKLQMGSLMYSCSSKQKSKAGDTSIKIAIDGNVSMKRQHANRKTELGDDLSSNSKYNTLITKNSHRTTSFDLESTTFRRETQRWFQVSDEKMADKHIPGLINGKSFHKACVVSRTELEGKEADTEMDDRCSLASTSGLGRDESFLSDTTYTSSAKHLNDSEDTELFPDDHPSDLPEAEQNVTRLCEYHMTKRMSSLQSEGHYSLQSSQCSSVDAACSTGSSTCATPVESPLCTTDIKHILSESSLKGLGYISEDQRTLLLQSHGTSYKDLHPQAEAMCHRRTAHNTHAPSNAEPIFGTIRDGCHRVPKIKETTV from the exons GTGACACAGAGGCCGGGCTCCCACAAGATGAAGTGTCTTTTTCGAATAAGCTTTGTCCCAAAGGATCCGATTGATTTGCTACGGAGAGATGCAGTTGCTTTTGAGTATTTGTATgtacag AGTTGCAATGATGTGGTGCAGGAGAGGTTTGGGCCTGAGCTGAAGTATGACGTAGCTCTCCGACTCGCTGCATTACAGATGTACATTTCAACTGTCAGCACCAAACAATCCCAGAAAGTCTCTCTAAAATACATTGA GAAAGAATGGGGCCTTGAAACCTTTCTTCCCCCTATGGTTTTACAAAGCATGAAGGAAAAGAATGTGAAGAAAGCACTTTCCCACATCTTGAAAGCAAACCAAAATCTCATCCCTCCAGGCAAAAAG CTCTCTGCATTACAAGCCAAGGTGCACTACTTAAAGTTTCTCAGTGACCTACGTTTATATGgaggccgagtgtttaaagcaaTGCTGGTG CAAGGGGAGAAGCACTCTGAAGTCACTTTATTAGTAGGACCAAGATATGGAATAAGCCATGTAATCAATGCAAAAACACACCTGGTGGCATTACTGGCTGACTTCAGCCATGTTAACAAGATTGAGATGTTCTCGGAAGAGGAAAACAATGTTAGAGTTGAACTGAATGTGTTGGATGTTAAG CCCATCATATTATTAATGGAGTCAACAGACGCAATGAACCTTGCCTGCTTGACAGCTGGATACTACAGGCTGTTGGTAGACTCACGACGCTCCATATTTAACATGGCTCATGGCAAAAGCACTGCAAATAATGAAGCAGGTAGCATCATAAGAT GCCCAGAATACAAGACTAAACATAATACGCACAGCTTAGAATGGAATTATTTACCGAAGAGTTCATGCCATGTCAGGGCCAAAAAGGAAGATGCTCAGCCATTATCTATTAGAGAATCAAAGCAGAAAAATGTAGATTTCTCAGATGATCCAATTTACCATGAAGATCCCAGGGGTATTTTAATAACTGAGATTACAGATGTTAATGAGCATAGCCATCTAGGGGCTGAATATATAGATACAATGGAAGCTGAAAACAAAGCTTTCAACAGGCTGTCCTCTGGGAAAGAGCCTACCAAAACAGTGCAGGAATCTCCAAGAGGAGCAAAAGTATCCTTTGTCTTTGAGGATCACAATGTAGCTGCCTTTAACCCAAGGACCCTTGGATATGAAAGATTGCTGGATGATGGCCCAAGCAACTTAGATCAACAGACATCTATGTACTTGGCCAATGCAAGTGACATTAAATGCTCAGAGTTCTCGTTCCCAGGGATCGATGTAGACAACATTGATACGCATGCTGTTTATGCAAACATCAACGATAGCAGAATGTTTGCAAATGCAGAAAGCATTGAAGAACCGTTGCTACATGACATCTGTTATTCAGAGACCACAGATGATGCTGAGGATGAAGATGAGGCCAGCTGTGAGGAAGATATCCCACTTGGAGAGGCAGACAAAACTGACATTCTGAATATTTCTGGATCTAGCGATGACATAATTGACTTAACATCACTTCCTCCACCTGGAGGTGATGATGACGATGAAGATGATTTTCTtcttcacacactgaatatagCAATAGCTGCCCCTCCACCTGGCTTCAGAGACAACAGCTCAGATGAAGAAGATGGCCAGCATCAGCCGGCACAAAGTTCAGGAGAGTCCGGCCAAACCAAATGTTCTCCAAGCGATGACATCCCTGTGTCACTCATAGATGCCATTCCTACACAGGCTGAAGACCAGAGTGGTGAGCGGGCATTGGATGATGCAGTGGTTTCCACTTTACAAGCACTGGAGGCGTTGGCAGCTTCTGAGGAGCAGTCCGTTCAGCAAACAGATGATAGTTCAG GTGTAGTGATATTAAGAGCTTATAGTCCTGAGTCGTCATCGGATTCTGGCAATGAAACAAACTCCTCTGAAATGACTGAAAGCTCTGAGGTAGCCTCAGCACAGAAGCATTCTGAGGGTTCCATGCATATGCTTGTGGCCACCAGTGAAGGCTATCAGCAACTTCAAGAAGAGCAAACTGAATTCCCAATCTCTCAGAACGAGAATGTAGGGCCCACTTCTAAAATGATTCCGAAAGCCACACATTCCTTGACCGCTCAACGAGGAAGCAACGCAAAGTCCAAAGTTGTGCCTTCGAAACAAATTCTTCCTTCTGAGGAAATTGAAATGGAGCCAGAGACAATGGAGACAAAATCTGTCACGGACTACTTCAACAAACTGCAGATGGGATCTCTGATGTATTCATGCTCAAGTAAGCAAAAAAGCAAGGCAGGTGATACTAGTATCAAGATAGCAATTGATGGTAATGTATCAATGAAAAGGCAACATGCAAACAGAAAGACAGAATTGGGTGATGATTTGTCATCCAACAGCAAATACAACACACTGATTACAAAGAACAGTCATCGTACAACCTCTTTTGACTTAGAGAGCACCACTTTCCGTAGAGAGACACAAAGGTGGTTTCAAGTTTCAGATGAAAAGATGGCTGATAAGCATATCCCGGGGTTAATTAATGGCAAAAGTTTTCACAAAGCCTGCGTAGTTTCTAGAACtgaacttgaagggaaagaagctGATACTGAAATGGATGACCGTTGTTCCTTGGCCAGCACTTCAGGGCTTGGACGTGATGAAAGCTTTCTTTCAGATACCACTTACACGTCTTCAGCCAAACACCTGAATGATTCAGAAGATACAGAGCTTTTTCCAGATGATCACCCTTCAGATCTTCCAGAAGCTGAACAGAACGTGACTAGACTTTGCGAATACCATATGACAAAAAGAATGTCCTCTTTACAAAGCGAGGGTCATTACTCTTTGCAGAGCTCCCAGTGTTCTTCAGTAGATGCAGCCTGCAGTACAGGCAGTAGTACATGTGCCACCCCAGTGGAGTCCCCCCTCTGTACAACTGATATTAAGCACATATTATCAGAATCTTCTCTAAAAGGTCTTGGCTACATTTCAGAAGATCAGCGAACACTTTTGCTTCAAAGCCATGGAACATCATATAAAGATCTGCATCCCCAAGCTGAAGCCATGTGTCATAGAAGAACAGCCCATAACACGCATGCGCCTTCAAATGCTGAACCAATATTTGGTACCATACGTGATGGGTGCCACCGAGTACCCAAGATTAAAGAAACCACAG TGTAG
- the frmpd4 gene encoding FERM and PDZ domain-containing protein 4 isoform X2, with product MKCLFRISFVPKDPIDLLRRDAVAFEYLYVQSCNDVVQERFGPELKYDVALRLAALQMYISTVSTKQSQKVSLKYIEKEWGLETFLPPMVLQSMKEKNVKKALSHILKANQNLIPPGKKLSALQAKVHYLKFLSDLRLYGGRVFKAMLVQGEKHSEVTLLVGPRYGISHVINAKTHLVALLADFSHVNKIEMFSEEENNVRVELNVLDVKPIILLMESTDAMNLACLTAGYYRLLVDSRRSIFNMAHGKSTANNEAGSIIRCPEYKTKHNTHSLEWNYLPKSSCHVRAKKEDAQPLSIRESKQKNVDFSDDPIYHEDPRGILITEITDVNEHSHLGAEYIDTMEAENKAFNRLSSGKEPTKTVQESPRGAKVSFVFEDHNVAAFNPRTLGYERLLDDGPSNLDQQTSMYLANASDIKCSEFSFPGIDVDNIDTHAVYANINDSRMFANAESIEEPLLHDICYSETTDDAEDEDEASCEEDIPLGEADKTDILNISGSSDDIIDLTSLPPPGGDDDDEDDFLLHTLNIAIAAPPPGFRDNSSDEEDGQHQPAQSSGESGQTKCSPSDDIPVSLIDAIPTQAEDQSGERALDDAVVSTLQALEALAASEEQSVQQTDDSSGVVILRAYSPESSSDSGNETNSSEMTESSEVASAQKHSEGSMHMLVATSEGYQQLQEEQTEFPISQNENVGPTSKMIPKATHSLTAQRGSNAKSKVVPSKQILPSEEIEMEPETMETKSVTDYFNKLQMGSLMYSCSSKQKSKAGDTSIKIAIDGNVSMKRQHANRKTELGDDLSSNSKYNTLITKNSHRTTSFDLESTTFRRETQRWFQVSDEKMADKHIPGLINGKSFHKACVVSRTELEGKEADTEMDDRCSLASTSGLGRDESFLSDTTYTSSAKHLNDSEDTELFPDDHPSDLPEAEQNVTRLCEYHMTKRMSSLQSEGHYSLQSSQCSSVDAACSTGSSTCATPVESPLCTTDIKHILSESSLKGLGYISEDQRTLLLQSHGTSYKDLHPQAEAMCHRRTAHNTHAPSNAEPIFGTIRDGCHRVPKIKETTV from the exons ATGAAGTGTCTTTTTCGAATAAGCTTTGTCCCAAAGGATCCGATTGATTTGCTACGGAGAGATGCAGTTGCTTTTGAGTATTTGTATgtacag AGTTGCAATGATGTGGTGCAGGAGAGGTTTGGGCCTGAGCTGAAGTATGACGTAGCTCTCCGACTCGCTGCATTACAGATGTACATTTCAACTGTCAGCACCAAACAATCCCAGAAAGTCTCTCTAAAATACATTGA GAAAGAATGGGGCCTTGAAACCTTTCTTCCCCCTATGGTTTTACAAAGCATGAAGGAAAAGAATGTGAAGAAAGCACTTTCCCACATCTTGAAAGCAAACCAAAATCTCATCCCTCCAGGCAAAAAG CTCTCTGCATTACAAGCCAAGGTGCACTACTTAAAGTTTCTCAGTGACCTACGTTTATATGgaggccgagtgtttaaagcaaTGCTGGTG CAAGGGGAGAAGCACTCTGAAGTCACTTTATTAGTAGGACCAAGATATGGAATAAGCCATGTAATCAATGCAAAAACACACCTGGTGGCATTACTGGCTGACTTCAGCCATGTTAACAAGATTGAGATGTTCTCGGAAGAGGAAAACAATGTTAGAGTTGAACTGAATGTGTTGGATGTTAAG CCCATCATATTATTAATGGAGTCAACAGACGCAATGAACCTTGCCTGCTTGACAGCTGGATACTACAGGCTGTTGGTAGACTCACGACGCTCCATATTTAACATGGCTCATGGCAAAAGCACTGCAAATAATGAAGCAGGTAGCATCATAAGAT GCCCAGAATACAAGACTAAACATAATACGCACAGCTTAGAATGGAATTATTTACCGAAGAGTTCATGCCATGTCAGGGCCAAAAAGGAAGATGCTCAGCCATTATCTATTAGAGAATCAAAGCAGAAAAATGTAGATTTCTCAGATGATCCAATTTACCATGAAGATCCCAGGGGTATTTTAATAACTGAGATTACAGATGTTAATGAGCATAGCCATCTAGGGGCTGAATATATAGATACAATGGAAGCTGAAAACAAAGCTTTCAACAGGCTGTCCTCTGGGAAAGAGCCTACCAAAACAGTGCAGGAATCTCCAAGAGGAGCAAAAGTATCCTTTGTCTTTGAGGATCACAATGTAGCTGCCTTTAACCCAAGGACCCTTGGATATGAAAGATTGCTGGATGATGGCCCAAGCAACTTAGATCAACAGACATCTATGTACTTGGCCAATGCAAGTGACATTAAATGCTCAGAGTTCTCGTTCCCAGGGATCGATGTAGACAACATTGATACGCATGCTGTTTATGCAAACATCAACGATAGCAGAATGTTTGCAAATGCAGAAAGCATTGAAGAACCGTTGCTACATGACATCTGTTATTCAGAGACCACAGATGATGCTGAGGATGAAGATGAGGCCAGCTGTGAGGAAGATATCCCACTTGGAGAGGCAGACAAAACTGACATTCTGAATATTTCTGGATCTAGCGATGACATAATTGACTTAACATCACTTCCTCCACCTGGAGGTGATGATGACGATGAAGATGATTTTCTtcttcacacactgaatatagCAATAGCTGCCCCTCCACCTGGCTTCAGAGACAACAGCTCAGATGAAGAAGATGGCCAGCATCAGCCGGCACAAAGTTCAGGAGAGTCCGGCCAAACCAAATGTTCTCCAAGCGATGACATCCCTGTGTCACTCATAGATGCCATTCCTACACAGGCTGAAGACCAGAGTGGTGAGCGGGCATTGGATGATGCAGTGGTTTCCACTTTACAAGCACTGGAGGCGTTGGCAGCTTCTGAGGAGCAGTCCGTTCAGCAAACAGATGATAGTTCAG GTGTAGTGATATTAAGAGCTTATAGTCCTGAGTCGTCATCGGATTCTGGCAATGAAACAAACTCCTCTGAAATGACTGAAAGCTCTGAGGTAGCCTCAGCACAGAAGCATTCTGAGGGTTCCATGCATATGCTTGTGGCCACCAGTGAAGGCTATCAGCAACTTCAAGAAGAGCAAACTGAATTCCCAATCTCTCAGAACGAGAATGTAGGGCCCACTTCTAAAATGATTCCGAAAGCCACACATTCCTTGACCGCTCAACGAGGAAGCAACGCAAAGTCCAAAGTTGTGCCTTCGAAACAAATTCTTCCTTCTGAGGAAATTGAAATGGAGCCAGAGACAATGGAGACAAAATCTGTCACGGACTACTTCAACAAACTGCAGATGGGATCTCTGATGTATTCATGCTCAAGTAAGCAAAAAAGCAAGGCAGGTGATACTAGTATCAAGATAGCAATTGATGGTAATGTATCAATGAAAAGGCAACATGCAAACAGAAAGACAGAATTGGGTGATGATTTGTCATCCAACAGCAAATACAACACACTGATTACAAAGAACAGTCATCGTACAACCTCTTTTGACTTAGAGAGCACCACTTTCCGTAGAGAGACACAAAGGTGGTTTCAAGTTTCAGATGAAAAGATGGCTGATAAGCATATCCCGGGGTTAATTAATGGCAAAAGTTTTCACAAAGCCTGCGTAGTTTCTAGAACtgaacttgaagggaaagaagctGATACTGAAATGGATGACCGTTGTTCCTTGGCCAGCACTTCAGGGCTTGGACGTGATGAAAGCTTTCTTTCAGATACCACTTACACGTCTTCAGCCAAACACCTGAATGATTCAGAAGATACAGAGCTTTTTCCAGATGATCACCCTTCAGATCTTCCAGAAGCTGAACAGAACGTGACTAGACTTTGCGAATACCATATGACAAAAAGAATGTCCTCTTTACAAAGCGAGGGTCATTACTCTTTGCAGAGCTCCCAGTGTTCTTCAGTAGATGCAGCCTGCAGTACAGGCAGTAGTACATGTGCCACCCCAGTGGAGTCCCCCCTCTGTACAACTGATATTAAGCACATATTATCAGAATCTTCTCTAAAAGGTCTTGGCTACATTTCAGAAGATCAGCGAACACTTTTGCTTCAAAGCCATGGAACATCATATAAAGATCTGCATCCCCAAGCTGAAGCCATGTGTCATAGAAGAACAGCCCATAACACGCATGCGCCTTCAAATGCTGAACCAATATTTGGTACCATACGTGATGGGTGCCACCGAGTACCCAAGATTAAAGAAACCACAG TGTAG